GCTGACGAGCATTCCGCCGTCGCAGCTGATGACCTCACCCACGGTGAACGCCCCCGCGCGCGAGCTCAGGAAGATCGCGAGGCCCGCGATGTCCTCGGGCGTTCCGACGCGCCCTCGCGGGTTGCCGGCGCCCAGCGCATCCCAGTCGGTGCCTTCGACGTCGCCGCCCGTCCCGACCCCGGTGCTGAGCATCCAGGTGGGGAAGGGGCCCGGCGCGATCGCGTTGACGATGATGTTTCGCTTCACGAGGCGCGCCGCCATCTGCTTGGTGAGCGCGTGCACGGCCGCTTTGGAGGGACCGTAGGAGAAGGTCTCGAAGACGGGCGTCTTGATGCCGTCGATCGAGCCCACGTTGATCACGCGCGCCGGGTCGTCGGCCGTGCCGGCGGCTTCGAGCAGCGGCAGGGTCTGCTGGATCAGGAAGAACACGCCCTTGACGTTCGTGTCCATCACCTTGTCCCAGCCGTTCTCGGGGAACTCCTCGACGGGAGCGCCCCAGGAGACGCCGGCGTTGTTCACGAGGATGTCGAGCTTCTCCTCGCGCTCTTTCAGGAGACCCGCCAGCTCCGCGGCGCCCTCCCGGTCCGAGACGTTCGCCGGCAGGGAGATGCACTCGCCGCCGTACGCCTCGCTGAGTCGCTTCGCCGTGGCGTTGCACGCCTCGGCCTTCCGGGAGCTGATGTACACCTTGGCACCGGCTGCGAGGAAGCCCGCGGCGATCATCTCGCCGATCCCTCGCGAGCCGCCGGTCACGAGAGCGACCTTGCCCTCGATGGAAAAGAGGTTCTCGAAACCCATGGCTGGCTTCCTCCTGAT
This region of Myxococcota bacterium genomic DNA includes:
- a CDS encoding SDR family oxidoreductase, which translates into the protein MGFENLFSIEGKVALVTGGSRGIGEMIAAGFLAAGAKVYISSRKAEACNATAKRLSEAYGGECISLPANVSDREGAAELAGLLKEREEKLDILVNNAGVSWGAPVEEFPENGWDKVMDTNVKGVFFLIQQTLPLLEAAGTADDPARVINVGSIDGIKTPVFETFSYGPSKAAVHALTKQMAARLVKRNIIVNAIAPGPFPTWMLSTGVGTGGDVEGTDWDALGAGNPRGRVGTPEDIAGLAIFLSSRAGAFTVGEVISCDGGMLVS